The following are encoded together in the Periplaneta americana isolate PAMFEO1 chromosome 5, P.americana_PAMFEO1_priV1, whole genome shotgun sequence genome:
- the LOC138700402 gene encoding uncharacterized protein isoform X1, whose protein sequence is MSCIKICLTTDEDEDGDGYGVTINYEVKSGIPAGRAQSETTYLTECLNITKPQDISLDELQQCSTQFPLKFPIEAVLCSTLLTNQPDVTREILEHHINSSYPLLHEAAFSLYMNFLDHKKKFGTHIEKALYKNMSVIDLVQRLLDNRAAIFCGSLDFYMLLSGEEGYGNWKTIGTEVEKAPLLLKDCISYDEVKLSAFLAATCHSVFINDGQRYNRGVPSPPENLERHGVVVGMVGPRLSAGEVMDWHEMVLTKEQNVLANGYGSVVTDDEKHNWRRIWADFYGVSNLPLYKEVLKLHENERVHQRYVKVSRERVFDNEIYAKRIYIAAELLLLEAASRAAAENRKAYVHVVGIGLGAWMLSAHQGQIFLDSFALCLKNLYPSLLHVSDINFAWFKENTCAGVEDGGFIGDSTHAIKIHFSKRTPHSKFKDPENVNKLLVVSYAWDGNSLPGNEYWDNSLTTSGDSANACSTQVSELQNPYVNRKKISGANLHIATTKWGVLHVAEYANRKLKM, encoded by the coding sequence GATGAAGACGAGGATGGCGATGGATATGgtgtaacaataaattatgagGTTAAGTCTGGTATTCCTGCAGGAAGAGCTCAATCAGAAACAACGTACCTGACTGAATGCTTGAATATCACAAAACCTCAAGATATTAGTCTGGACGAGCTACAGCAGTGCAGCACACAATTCCCCTTGAAGTTCCCTATAGAGGCTGTACTCTGCTCCACACTTCTCACCAATCAACCTGATGTTACTAGAGAGATTTTGGAACATCATATAAATTCTTCATACCCTTTGCTTCATGAAGCAGCATTCAGTTTGTACATGAATTTTCTTGATCACAAGAAAAAATTTGGCACCCATATTGAGAAAGCACTGTATAAAAATATGAGTGTTATCGATCTTGTACAGCGTCTCTTAGACAATAGAGCTGCAATATTTTGTGGTAGCCTCGATTTCTATATGTTGCTTTCTGGTGAGGAAGGTTATGGTAACTGGAAAACCATTGGAACTGAAGTGGAGAAAGCACCCCTCCTTCTTAAGGACTGTATTAGCTATGATGAAGTTAAGTTGTCAGCTTTTCTCGCAGCGACATGTCATAGTGTATTCATTAATGATGGCCAACGGTACAACCGTGGTGTACCATCACCTCCAGAAAATTTAGAGAGACATGGTGTCGTCGTTGGAATGGTAGGTCCCCGCCTATCTGCTGGAGAAGTAATGGACTGGCACGAGATGGTGTTGACAAAAGAACAGAATGTGCTAGCAAATGGTTATGGTTCTGTAGTTACAGATGATGAAAAGCATAATTGGCGTCGTATTTGGGCAGATTTCTATGGTGTTTCAAATCTTCCATTATACAAAGAAGTTTTAAAATTGCATGAAAATGAACGAGTTCATCAAAGATATGTCAAAGTGTCTCGGGAGAGAGTATTTGATAATGAAATATATGCGAAACGAATATATATTGCAGCAGAACTTCTTCTGTTGGAGGCAGCAAGTCGTGCAGCAGCTGAAAACAGAAAGGCCTATGTACATGTTGTGGGCATAGGGCTTGGTGCATGGATGTTATCTGCACATCAAGGACAAATATTCCTGGATTCTTTCGCCTTATGCTTGAAGAATCTATATCCATCTTTACTGCATGTGTCAGATATTAATTTTGCATGGTTTAAAGAGAATACTTGTGCAGGAGTTGAGGATGGAGGCTTCATTGGTGACAGCACACACGCCATAAAAATACACTTCTCAAAGAGAACACCCCACTCTAAATTTAAAGATCCCGAAAACGTCAATAAACTATTAGTTGTATCATATGCTTGGGACGGTAATTCCTTACCTGGAAACGAATATTGGGACAATAGTTTGACAACTTCTGGAGATTCAGCAAATGCTTGTTCCACTCAAGTGTCAGAGCTACAAAATCCGTATGTGAACAGGAAGAAAATTAGTGGTGCCAACCTACATATAGCAACAACTAAATGGGGGGTTCTTCATGTGGCAGAATATGCCAATAGGAAACTAAAAATGTAA
- the LOC138700403 gene encoding uncharacterized protein: MANGYSRPEIKRAIRPRVTPSMRSQERTTKKGMVFLPYLRNVTDRISRVLKRHEVETTFLPTKQIRSMLRSSKDKRDKLLSAGVYRIPCSCGKVYIGTTQWSVRTRLAEHNRNCRLGQFDISAVAAHAYEEGDHNIRFKDTDILSTTTHFFPRLHREAIEIHKHNNNFNRKEEGVKLNKCWYPVLNRTDKKPLQQKDGTQNGSSEQSGADRSDNRPRPASRTINTPAQPATGSVASGTPRRVLRPRIPLH; this comes from the coding sequence ATGGCCAATGGCTACTCAAGGCCGGAGATAAAGAGAGCCATACGCCCCAGAGTAACACCGTCGATGCGGTCACAGGAACGAACGACTAAGAAGGGCATGGTCTTCCTACCGTACTTAAGGAATGTGACGGACCGTATCAGCAGGGTGCTGAAGCGTCATGAAGTGGAAACGACCTTCCTGCCGACCAAGCAAATCCGGAGTATGCTGAGgtcatccaaggacaaacgagataagctgctgtccgccggagtttacaggattccatgttcgtgtgggaaggtctacatcggtactacacagtggagcgtcaggacgagactggcagaacataataggaattgccgcctaggacagtTCGACAtatcggcagtggcagcacatgcctacgaagagggcgatcacaacataagattcaaggacacggacatcttgagcacgacgacgcacttcttcccccgtctacatagagaagcgatcgaaatacataaacataacaacaactttaatcgcaaggaagaaggcgtcaagctaaacaagtgttggtacccggtcctaaacagaacagataagaagccattacaacaaaaggacggaacccagaacgggagcagcgaacaaagcggcgcggaccgcagcgacaacaggcctcggcccgcgagtcgcactataaatacgcccgcacaaccagccacaggatcagttgcctcaggtacgccaagaagagtcttgcgacctcggataccactccactga